One genomic segment of Priestia aryabhattai includes these proteins:
- a CDS encoding MFS transporter gives MNEFISRKTALDRIGIPSHLTWGYIGIIVFMIGDGLEQGWLSPYLVERGLTIEHAALLFTVYGITVSVSSWFSGVLVQLWGPRKAMAFGLISFIIGSIGFIGLGLHIMNYTIILICYALRGFGYPLFAYSFLVWVSYRTPQEMLSKAVGWFWFVFQLGLSVIGAFYSSYMVPKIGEIATLWSGLLFVVIGGVFSIIMNKDKFTVQKVNDNKTKELMKGITIAFENPKVGIGGIVKIINSAAQFGFVVFLPTYMMKHDFTMSEWLQIWGTLFFVNMAFNIIFGIVGDKFGWVNTIKWFGGVGCGIVTLALYYVPQFVGHNYWVMMIVACCYGATLAGYVPLTALVPSLAPENKGAAMSVLNLGSGLSAFVGPLIVTVFIGLLGTGGVIWIFACLYFFGAFLTGFLTIPTETIIKGETINEVKSQVSL, from the coding sequence ATGAACGAATTTATTTCTAGAAAAACGGCTCTAGACAGGATTGGAATCCCTTCTCATTTAACATGGGGATACATAGGTATTATTGTTTTTATGATTGGTGATGGATTAGAACAAGGATGGTTATCTCCTTATCTTGTAGAAAGAGGGTTAACCATCGAACATGCCGCTTTACTGTTTACTGTTTATGGAATTACGGTCTCGGTTTCTTCTTGGTTCTCCGGCGTACTTGTTCAATTGTGGGGACCTAGAAAAGCAATGGCATTCGGCTTGATATCCTTTATTATTGGTTCGATTGGATTTATAGGATTAGGACTTCATATCATGAATTATACGATTATATTAATTTGTTATGCTCTTAGAGGATTTGGTTACCCTTTATTTGCCTACTCATTCTTGGTCTGGGTGTCTTACCGCACGCCTCAGGAAATGCTTTCAAAAGCAGTAGGTTGGTTTTGGTTTGTCTTCCAGCTTGGTTTAAGCGTAATCGGAGCCTTTTACTCCAGTTACATGGTTCCTAAAATCGGCGAAATCGCTACTTTGTGGAGCGGTTTGCTTTTTGTTGTGATTGGTGGAGTCTTTTCAATTATCATGAATAAAGACAAGTTTACCGTCCAAAAAGTAAACGATAATAAAACAAAAGAATTAATGAAAGGGATTACAATCGCATTTGAGAACCCTAAAGTAGGCATCGGAGGAATCGTAAAGATTATTAACTCTGCTGCTCAATTTGGATTTGTTGTTTTCTTGCCAACCTATATGATGAAACATGATTTTACGATGAGTGAATGGTTGCAAATCTGGGGTACATTGTTTTTTGTGAATATGGCTTTTAATATTATTTTTGGTATTGTTGGAGATAAATTCGGCTGGGTAAATACAATCAAATGGTTCGGCGGAGTAGGATGCGGAATTGTAACACTTGCTCTTTACTATGTACCGCAATTCGTCGGACATAATTATTGGGTGATGATGATTGTCGCATGCTGTTACGGTGCAACACTAGCAGGATATGTTCCTCTTACAGCGTTAGTGCCTTCTTTAGCTCCTGAGAATAAAGGAGCCGCGATGTCCGTGTTGAACTTAGGATCGGGACTTTCGGCTTTTGTAGGTCCTTTAATTGTGACCGTTTTCATTGGTCTTTTGGGCACGGGCGGCGTGATTTGGATCTTTGCTTGCTTATATTTCTTTGGTGCTTTTCTAACTGGTTTCCTTACGATTCCAACAGAAACAATTATTAAAGGCGAAACAATAAACGAAGTCAAAAGTCAGGTCTCCCTATAA
- a CDS encoding LacI family DNA-binding transcriptional regulator, translating to MKPTIYDVAKKAGVSIATVSKVINQTGRISEKTIKKVNEVMMELDYQPSSVAAALTGKKTYTIGVLVPDISNPFFAEVARAFENSARAAGYTLFLCSTDHQTAREHEYIDLLFKKQVDGIIIATELNNTKLVKKIVKHDVPLVLFSVDHPSISTHVVTIDNVRGGYIAGKYLIEKGHQSVTVMTEKDRKSSEGRLAGFKQALTEANLSLENQSIISCYSTVEDSRRASKQLLSLPNRPTAVFACTDLIGVSLINEARKQGLSIPGDLSVIGFDNTIYADIAEPGLTTIEQPISQMAASTFEQLLKSMKKEEHAKQRVTIIPELVERASVKKL from the coding sequence GTGAAACCAACCATTTATGATGTTGCGAAAAAAGCAGGGGTATCGATAGCCACTGTATCCAAAGTAATCAATCAGACAGGCCGTATTAGTGAAAAAACGATAAAAAAAGTGAATGAAGTAATGATGGAATTAGATTATCAGCCTAGCAGTGTCGCAGCGGCGTTAACAGGAAAAAAGACGTACACGATTGGCGTTCTAGTTCCTGATATCTCTAATCCTTTTTTTGCAGAGGTAGCAAGAGCTTTTGAGAATAGTGCTAGAGCAGCGGGATACACGCTTTTTTTATGCAGTACAGATCATCAAACTGCGCGCGAGCATGAATACATAGATCTTTTATTTAAAAAACAAGTAGATGGAATCATTATCGCAACCGAACTAAATAATACGAAGCTCGTAAAGAAAATTGTGAAGCATGATGTACCGCTTGTATTGTTTTCAGTTGACCATCCTTCTATCTCCACGCATGTAGTCACGATTGATAACGTTCGCGGAGGATATATCGCAGGTAAGTATTTAATAGAAAAAGGTCATCAATCGGTAACGGTTATGACTGAAAAAGATAGAAAAAGTAGTGAAGGGCGATTAGCAGGATTTAAGCAAGCACTCACAGAAGCAAATTTGTCACTAGAAAACCAGTCCATTATCAGCTGTTATTCAACAGTGGAAGATAGCAGAAGAGCAAGTAAACAGCTGCTTTCTTTGCCTAATAGGCCGACAGCAGTCTTTGCATGTACTGATTTAATTGGTGTGTCGCTCATAAACGAGGCAAGGAAGCAGGGGCTTTCGATTCCAGGAGATCTATCGGTAATTGGATTTGATAATACGATTTATGCCGATATTGCTGAGCCGGGTTTGACAACGATCGAACAACCAATTTCTCAGATGGCAGCTAGTACGTTTGAACAGCTGTTAAAGTCTATGAAAAAAGAAGAGCATGCGAAACAACGAGTAACGATTATTCCAGAACTAGTAGAACGTGCGTCAGTAAAGAAGTTATAA
- a CDS encoding alpha/beta-type small acid-soluble spore protein, translating to MANSRNKSSNELAVHGAQQAIDQMKYEIASEFGVTLGPDTTARANGSVGGEITKRLVQMAEQQLGGGRF from the coding sequence ATGGCAAACAGCAGAAATAAGAGCAGCAACGAATTAGCCGTACACGGTGCTCAACAAGCAATCGATCAAATGAAATATGAGATCGCTAGCGAATTTGGCGTAACTCTTGGTCCTGACACAACTGCACGTGCAAACGGCTCAGTAGGCGGCGAAATTACAAAGCGCCTTGTGCAAATGGCTGAACAGCAACTTGGCGGCGGACGTTTCTAA
- a CDS encoding general stress protein gives MTKNVVGTYNSEEAVITAIRNLKTQGYPDSALSVLTNSGQHHENTEAIEHSAGIDVQIVDTDQNSKHHQPFMEKIKNAFTPAEEKMDQDVNRIENQLTEYGVPAAEASSYVSDLKKGKVLLMVDAVEHDKRNSALGQTVTPAEKSADPMNEKMLYGNHENKIK, from the coding sequence ATGACAAAAAATGTGGTAGGTACGTATAATTCAGAAGAGGCCGTTATTACAGCGATTCGAAATTTAAAAACACAGGGATATCCGGACAGTGCACTTTCTGTTTTGACAAACAGTGGCCAGCATCATGAAAATACAGAAGCGATTGAGCATTCTGCAGGAATTGATGTGCAAATAGTTGATACAGATCAAAATTCAAAGCACCATCAACCCTTTATGGAGAAAATAAAAAATGCTTTTACGCCAGCTGAAGAAAAAATGGATCAAGATGTTAATCGAATCGAAAATCAATTAACCGAATATGGTGTACCTGCTGCAGAAGCTTCCTCGTATGTATCTGATCTTAAAAAAGGAAAAGTTTTGCTGATGGTAGACGCAGTTGAGCATGATAAACGCAATTCAGCTCTAGGACAAACGGTGACACCTGCTGAAAAATCAGCTGACCCAATGAATGAAAAAATGTTATACGGCAATCACGAAAATAAAATAAAGTAA
- the cls gene encoding cardiolipin synthase — protein MEFAHIFTLSVSVVTAINILLAGILIFIERRDIGSTWAWLLILFFIPIVGFIVYLFFGRQLKQKNFYKLSSDEREYLRSSVDEQLKELKATHEYRNDLLIQHNKLLFTNLNSSKSLVRTDNEIDIFSDGNQKFDALFEDIRNAKKEINIQYYIIQRDNLGKKLRDELTKKAKEGIKVRVLYDEVGSRKMTPSFFKELISYGGEAQAFFPSILRLINFRINNRNHRKLCIIDGEVAYIGGFNVGDEYLGLDPKMGYWRDTHFRIKGESVNDIQGRFILDWHQATKQPIELEQFLHRTETHSGTVPVQIVASGPNSTTQHLKNMYISLIMSAKESVYLQTPYFIPDASFMDACKIALLSGVDIHIMIPNKPDHPFVYWATWSHVGELLTYGANIYLYEKGFLHAKTIVVDNEVSSVGTTNIDPRSFSLNFEVNAVVYDQPIAEKLQNLFLEDVQFSSKLTLERYKERSLLIKFKEAVFRLLSPIL, from the coding sequence ATGGAATTTGCCCATATCTTTACACTAAGTGTATCTGTTGTGACCGCTATTAATATTTTATTAGCCGGTATTCTTATTTTCATCGAACGAAGAGATATAGGATCTACATGGGCGTGGCTTCTTATTTTATTTTTTATACCGATTGTCGGCTTTATTGTATATCTGTTCTTTGGAAGACAGCTAAAACAGAAAAACTTTTATAAATTGTCATCTGATGAGCGGGAATATTTAAGATCTTCAGTGGATGAACAATTAAAAGAACTTAAAGCTACCCATGAATATCGAAATGATTTACTGATTCAACATAATAAACTACTGTTCACTAATTTAAATTCTTCTAAGTCACTCGTGCGCACCGACAATGAAATTGATATCTTTAGTGACGGTAATCAGAAATTTGATGCGTTGTTTGAGGATATTCGAAATGCTAAAAAAGAAATTAATATTCAATATTATATTATTCAACGAGATAATCTTGGGAAAAAATTAAGAGATGAGCTAACGAAAAAAGCAAAAGAAGGTATAAAGGTTCGCGTTCTTTATGATGAAGTAGGATCTAGAAAAATGACGCCATCATTTTTTAAGGAGCTTATTTCATATGGCGGCGAAGCACAGGCATTTTTCCCTTCAATTCTTCGCTTGATTAATTTTCGTATTAACAATCGAAATCATCGAAAGCTTTGTATTATTGATGGTGAAGTAGCATACATAGGAGGATTTAACGTAGGAGATGAATATCTAGGGTTAGATCCAAAAATGGGTTATTGGAGAGACACTCATTTTCGCATTAAAGGAGAATCAGTGAACGATATTCAAGGAAGATTCATTTTAGATTGGCATCAAGCAACAAAGCAGCCAATTGAACTTGAACAATTTTTGCATCGCACAGAAACTCATTCTGGAACGGTCCCAGTGCAAATTGTAGCGAGCGGTCCTAACTCGACTACTCAGCATCTGAAAAATATGTATATCTCATTGATTATGTCGGCCAAAGAAAGTGTATACCTTCAAACGCCTTACTTTATTCCCGACGCAAGCTTTATGGATGCTTGTAAAATTGCTTTATTATCTGGAGTAGATATTCATATTATGATTCCAAACAAACCCGATCATCCTTTTGTTTATTGGGCTACGTGGTCTCATGTAGGTGAACTGCTGACATATGGTGCAAATATTTATCTCTATGAAAAAGGCTTTTTGCATGCTAAAACGATTGTAGTAGATAATGAAGTATCTTCTGTAGGGACGACGAATATTGATCCGCGAAGTTTCAGCCTTAATTTTGAAGTGAATGCAGTTGTATATGACCAACCTATTGCAGAAAAGTTGCAGAACCTGTTTCTTGAAGATGTGCAATTTAGTTCAAAATTAACACTTGAACGATATAAAGAGCGCTCTCTTCTTATAAAATTTAAAGAAGCAGTATTTCGCTTGCTGTCACCAATTTTATAG
- a CDS encoding GNAT family N-acetyltransferase, giving the protein MSLTEAAAYYEQTKMEKQQNHFIVEYNRQAVGKLRVFYDKSEAWIYGFGILPSYQKLGIGKAALKQVVLQQHQLGYDVFLEVEAKNKRALQLYETCGFNSYHVQDYYVYSL; this is encoded by the coding sequence ATGTCTTTAACAGAAGCAGCTGCTTATTATGAGCAAACGAAAATGGAGAAACAGCAAAATCATTTTATCGTAGAGTACAATAGGCAAGCGGTTGGAAAGTTAAGGGTATTTTATGATAAAAGCGAAGCATGGATTTATGGATTTGGTATTTTACCTTCTTATCAAAAATTGGGAATAGGAAAAGCTGCTTTAAAACAAGTCGTTTTACAGCAGCATCAGCTAGGATATGATGTATTCCTTGAGGTTGAAGCGAAAAATAAACGCGCTTTGCAACTCTACGAAACATGCGGTTTCAATTCATATCACGTACAGGATTATTATGTATACAGCTTGTAG
- a CDS encoding GNAT family N-acetyltransferase → MLEQHVLEDIQKLQSICEQEEKIELKLNFDMLRSRKQNEVDDFFHYEDNQLVGFIGLYGFGNTVEICGMVAPSYRRKKIFSKLFSQALDICKKSEYTEILLNAPGHSVSGREFLKQIPCSFTFSEYQMKWTKKELKDDNPFVTLRSSESDTDREMEMQVDME, encoded by the coding sequence ATGTTAGAACAACATGTACTAGAAGATATACAAAAGTTACAGTCTATTTGCGAACAAGAAGAAAAAATAGAGCTGAAGCTGAATTTTGATATGTTACGAAGTCGAAAACAAAATGAAGTTGACGATTTTTTTCATTATGAAGATAATCAGCTTGTTGGGTTTATTGGTCTTTATGGGTTTGGGAATACAGTAGAAATATGCGGGATGGTTGCTCCTAGCTATCGCAGAAAAAAGATTTTTTCGAAGCTGTTTTCTCAAGCTTTAGATATATGTAAGAAGAGTGAGTATACAGAGATTTTATTAAATGCTCCTGGCCATTCGGTTTCAGGCAGGGAGTTCTTAAAGCAAATTCCATGTTCATTTACTTTTTCAGAATACCAAATGAAGTGGACAAAAAAAGAATTGAAAGATGATAATCCCTTTGTTACACTTCGCTCTTCTGAATCAGATACAGATAGGGAAATGGAAATGCAAGTTGATATGGAATGA